Proteins encoded by one window of Pseudomonas tructae:
- a CDS encoding methyltransferase, translating into MPLLTSPFAELDLLRQPEQANDPLQAFDAADEYLLEHLAEQTLSATTRVLVLNDSFGALAISLAPHVWVLSSGDSHLAHLALEKNLVRNGLAFDSVPFVAASHPWQGPFDRVLVRVPKTLALLEEQLIRLQGQLAPGAQVVAGAMIKHLPRAAGDLLEKYIGPVQASLAQKKARLLIATFQTKPAFVSPYPTRYQLDTPRLELLNHANVFCREGLDIGTRAFLPHLPKDLGNARVADLGCGNGVLAIASALANPQAQYTLVDESYMAVQSAWENWQTALGERQVTVRPDDGLAGQAAQSLDVVLCNPPFHQQQVVGDFLAWRMFQQAREALVVGGALYIVGNRHLGYHSKLARLFRGVEQVAATPKFVVLKARK; encoded by the coding sequence ATGCCCCTGCTGACCAGCCCCTTCGCCGAACTCGATCTGCTTCGCCAGCCCGAGCAAGCCAACGATCCTCTGCAAGCCTTCGATGCTGCCGACGAGTATTTGCTGGAACACCTGGCCGAGCAGACACTCTCGGCAACGACTCGGGTGCTGGTCCTCAATGACAGCTTCGGTGCTCTGGCCATCAGCCTGGCGCCCCATGTTTGGGTGCTGAGCAGCGGCGACTCGCACCTGGCCCATCTGGCCCTGGAAAAGAACCTGGTGCGCAACGGCCTGGCCTTTGACTCGGTGCCGTTCGTGGCGGCCAGCCATCCCTGGCAGGGCCCGTTCGATCGCGTGCTGGTACGCGTGCCCAAGACCCTGGCCTTGCTCGAAGAGCAACTGATTCGCCTGCAAGGCCAACTGGCGCCCGGCGCACAAGTGGTTGCCGGCGCCATGATCAAGCACCTGCCCCGCGCGGCGGGTGACCTGCTGGAGAAATACATCGGCCCGGTCCAGGCGTCGCTGGCACAGAAAAAGGCCCGCCTGCTGATTGCCACCTTCCAGACAAAACCGGCATTCGTCTCGCCCTACCCGACCCGCTATCAACTCGACACACCACGCCTTGAGCTGCTCAACCACGCCAATGTGTTCTGCCGGGAAGGCCTGGATATCGGCACACGGGCGTTCCTCCCACACCTGCCCAAAGACCTCGGCAACGCCCGGGTCGCGGACCTGGGGTGCGGTAATGGCGTGCTGGCCATCGCCAGCGCCCTGGCCAACCCGCAGGCGCAGTACACCCTGGTGGATGAGTCGTACATGGCGGTGCAGTCTGCCTGGGAGAACTGGCAGACGGCGCTGGGTGAGCGGCAAGTGACGGTGCGCCCTGACGACGGCCTGGCCGGGCAAGCGGCGCAGTCACTGGATGTGGTGCTGTGCAACCCGCCGTTCCACCAGCAGCAGGTGGTCGGAGATTTTCTCGCCTGGCGCATGTTCCAGCAGGCCCGCGAAGCCCTGGTGGTGGGTGGCGCGCTGTACATCGTCGGCAATCGTCACCTGGGTTATCACAGCAAGCTGGCGCGCCTGTTCCGTGGGGTTGAACAGGTGGCGGCGACGCCTAAGTTCGTGGTGCTCAAGGCGCGTAAGTAG
- a CDS encoding LuxR family transcriptional regulator has product MPHWKEQQLEQLLAETDEQRMFNIAVSLAEDLDMEFLAFGMRVQIATQLPQLRFFNNYPTAWKERYQEHYLGHDPTVVHCQRSLMPLLWSDEVFREAPQLRKEAKSHGVCHGWSQSAHDMRHNLSILSIARSQMPISLEEHYEKAGQIIWLCNLLHTLMLDRRSGQSKPACNLSERESEVLKWSAAGKTAADVACILSLSQSTVNFHIRSIISKTNASNKAGAIAIAVMNGLI; this is encoded by the coding sequence ATGCCTCATTGGAAAGAACAGCAGCTTGAACAGTTGCTTGCCGAAACCGACGAACAGCGGATGTTCAACATTGCGGTTTCGCTGGCCGAGGACCTGGACATGGAGTTCCTGGCATTCGGCATGCGTGTGCAGATAGCGACCCAACTGCCTCAGCTGCGGTTTTTCAACAATTATCCCACCGCCTGGAAAGAACGCTATCAAGAGCACTACCTGGGGCACGACCCCACGGTAGTGCACTGCCAGCGCTCTCTGATGCCGCTGCTGTGGAGCGACGAGGTGTTCCGAGAGGCACCACAATTGCGCAAGGAGGCCAAGTCCCATGGCGTATGCCATGGCTGGAGTCAATCGGCACACGATATGCGCCATAACCTGAGCATACTCAGTATCGCCCGCAGCCAGATGCCAATCAGCCTCGAAGAACATTACGAAAAGGCCGGTCAGATCATCTGGCTGTGCAATCTGCTGCATACGCTGATGCTCGACCGGCGATCCGGGCAAAGCAAACCGGCCTGCAACCTGTCCGAACGTGAAAGCGAAGTGCTCAAGTGGTCCGCCGCCGGCAAGACTGCTGCCGACGTCGCCTGCATCCTGTCGCTTTCGCAGAGTACGGTGAACTTCCACATCCGCAGCATCATCAGTAAAACCAACGCGAGCAACAAAGCCGGCGCAATCGCCATTGCGGTGATGAACGGCCTGATCTGA
- a CDS encoding ferredoxin--NADP reductase: protein MTASAEKFTRQTLLDVQPLTPSLFSLRTSRDQGFRFRAGQFARLGVSKADGSVVWRAYSMVSSPFDEHLEFFSIVVPGGEFTSELSRLKEGDSLLIDRQAFGYLTLDRFVDGRDLWLLATGTGIAPFLSILQDFEVWERFESIKLVYSVREARELAYLDLIAGLEQRDYLAEYVGKLQFIPVVTREQHPGALSLRITTLIENGELERAAGLALTPEHSRVMLCGNPQMVDDTRKVLKLRDMNLSLSRRPGQVAVETYW, encoded by the coding sequence ATGACTGCCAGCGCTGAAAAGTTCACCCGCCAGACGCTGCTTGACGTCCAGCCGCTGACCCCCAGCCTGTTCAGCCTGCGTACCAGCCGCGACCAGGGCTTTCGTTTTCGTGCCGGGCAATTTGCCCGCCTGGGGGTGAGCAAAGCCGACGGTAGTGTGGTCTGGCGCGCCTATTCGATGGTGTCGTCGCCCTTCGACGAACACCTGGAGTTTTTTTCCATCGTGGTGCCGGGAGGGGAATTCACCAGCGAACTGAGCCGCCTGAAAGAAGGTGACAGCCTGCTGATCGATCGCCAGGCTTTCGGCTACCTGACCCTGGACCGCTTTGTCGACGGTCGCGACCTGTGGTTGCTGGCTACCGGCACTGGGATCGCGCCGTTTTTGTCGATCCTGCAGGACTTTGAGGTGTGGGAGCGGTTCGAGTCGATCAAGCTGGTCTACTCGGTGCGCGAAGCTCGGGAACTGGCGTACCTGGACTTGATCGCCGGCCTGGAACAACGTGATTACCTGGCCGAATATGTCGGCAAACTGCAGTTCATTCCGGTCGTCACCCGTGAGCAGCACCCCGGTGCCCTGAGCCTGCGCATTACTACCCTGATCGAGAATGGCGAGCTGGAGCGTGCGGCGGGCCTGGCGCTGACGCCTGAGCATTCGCGCGTCATGCTGTGCGGCAACCCGCAGATGGTCGACGACACCCGCAAGGTGCTCAAACTGCGCGACATGAACCTGAGCCTGAGTCGTAGGCCAGGCCAGGTGGCGGTCGAGACCTACTGGTAA
- the mscL gene encoding large-conductance mechanosensitive channel protein MscL — translation MGVLSEFKAFAVKGNVVDMAVGIIIGAAFGKIVSSFVGDVIMPPIGLLIGGVDFSDLAVTLKAAEGDVPAVVMAYGKFIQTILDFIIVAFAIFMGVKAINRLKREEAQAPTLPPVPTKEEELLSEIRDLLKAQNRQP, via the coding sequence ATGGGCGTGCTCAGTGAATTCAAGGCCTTCGCGGTCAAAGGGAATGTCGTCGATATGGCTGTCGGTATCATCATCGGCGCCGCCTTTGGCAAAATCGTTTCATCGTTCGTCGGTGACGTGATCATGCCGCCGATCGGCTTGCTGATTGGCGGCGTCGATTTCAGCGACCTGGCAGTCACCCTAAAGGCGGCCGAAGGCGACGTCCCTGCTGTGGTCATGGCCTATGGCAAGTTCATCCAGACCATCCTCGATTTCATCATCGTCGCCTTTGCGATCTTCATGGGCGTCAAGGCGATCAACCGCCTCAAACGTGAAGAGGCGCAGGCGCCAACCCTGCCGCCGGTGCCAACCAAGGAAGAAGAGCTGCTGAGCGAAATCCGCGACCTGCTCAAGGCGCAGAATCGGCAACCCTGA